In a single window of the Anaerocolumna cellulosilytica genome:
- a CDS encoding X2-like carbohydrate binding domain-containing protein, giving the protein MGNKGLKKVLSIVLAVSCIAFNPQINTQQVKATETGAVPSQEYNWKNVQIYAGGYVDNIVFNPGEQDLIYARTDMGGAYRWNPADSSWIPLTDWIGADNWNNLGCESLAVDSIETNRVYIAAGTYTNEWTSANGYIMRSEDKGDTWQLAELPFKLGANMLGRSMGERLVIDPNSNNVLYLGARSGNGLWKSTDYGATWNKVTTMTHVGNYAPSEDDPSSYDSTLTGVVWVTPDPSSSAPGTPCKTIYIGVANKKGQATVYQTLDGGLTWEAVPGQPKNIVVPDSTNPSKTTGLFPHHGVLASNGVLYIPYSDGVGPYDGHKGEVFKYNTKTGVWTDITPIPTSSGDNYFGFGGLAVDPVNPDVLIVSTLNSWWPDANFFRSTDGGATWIRFWDWNGYPERTIRYTQDITDSPWLTFGNNPQPPEPALKLGWMIGNISIDPFNSDRMMYGTGATVYGTNNLTDLENGGKVHLSVYAKGIEQTAVQSLISPTTGSAHLVSGMYDLGGFVHKDLDSVPDMMLRTPFLGNTSIDYAELSPTRYVRVGNTDKGSGSRIGLSYDVGSNWFPLNNPWQSNSEDTTGGGTVAMSADGTSIVWAPNGQSVYYSTNTGSSWSLSAGVPAGAKVASDRVNPSKFYAFHNGSFYVSTNKGATFTATVTNLPYSGHIKAMPGIEGDVWIAGETYNGISGIFHTTDSGQSFTKSTDVEEGYVIGFGKAAPGETYMSLYASAKIYGVKGIFRSDDAGQTWVRINDDAHQYGVTNSCITGDPRIYGRVYLGTNGRGILYADIAGEIPANNASISPTTATFDKKTASQADITVTLALNGNTLNYIKNGSTALVNESDYTVSGNTVTIKKSYLAGLSVGLTALTFDFSQGLDRTLSLTIVDTTAANNADITPVQANFDKNTEKQQDISIALTLNGNTLTAIKNETTVLKMDEDYSLTGTTVVVRKEYLEKLNNGTVNLTFVFSAGASKDLSIQITDTTPVEIGDIQVQFIGTNAASTQGIGAKFRIINTGNTPISLSDVKLRYYYTVDTAASQNFYCDWTNVGMANITGTFEALNPAKATADYYLEIGFTSGAGTLEGGQSVDVHTRFAKSDWSAYTQTNDYSYKATGSSFEDWNKVTAYINGVLSYGIEP; this is encoded by the coding sequence ATGGGAAATAAGGGGCTTAAAAAAGTACTCAGTATAGTCTTGGCGGTCTCTTGTATTGCTTTTAATCCGCAAATAAACACGCAGCAGGTGAAAGCAACAGAAACAGGAGCTGTACCCAGTCAGGAGTATAATTGGAAAAATGTTCAGATTTACGCTGGAGGTTATGTAGATAATATTGTATTCAATCCGGGTGAACAGGATTTAATTTATGCCAGAACTGACATGGGAGGTGCTTACAGATGGAATCCTGCTGACAGTTCCTGGATACCTTTAACCGATTGGATCGGTGCTGATAACTGGAATAACTTAGGCTGCGAAAGCCTGGCAGTGGATTCGATTGAAACAAACCGGGTCTATATCGCCGCAGGAACCTACACGAATGAATGGACATCCGCTAACGGTTACATTATGCGTTCTGAGGATAAAGGAGACACCTGGCAGTTAGCGGAGTTACCCTTTAAATTAGGTGCAAACATGCTGGGACGTTCTATGGGGGAACGCCTTGTTATTGATCCTAATAGTAATAATGTATTATATCTAGGTGCCAGAAGCGGCAACGGATTATGGAAAAGTACAGATTATGGTGCAACCTGGAATAAAGTAACCACCATGACCCATGTAGGAAACTACGCTCCAAGTGAGGATGACCCCAGTTCGTATGACAGTACATTGACTGGTGTAGTTTGGGTTACTCCTGATCCCTCCTCCAGTGCTCCCGGCACTCCCTGTAAAACTATTTACATTGGTGTTGCTAATAAAAAAGGACAGGCGACTGTATACCAGACACTGGATGGCGGTTTAACCTGGGAAGCTGTTCCGGGACAACCAAAAAACATTGTGGTTCCAGATTCAACCAATCCATCCAAAACAACAGGTCTGTTTCCCCACCATGGAGTGTTGGCCTCTAATGGTGTATTATACATACCTTATAGTGACGGAGTGGGTCCTTATGACGGACATAAAGGAGAGGTCTTTAAATATAACACAAAAACTGGTGTATGGACGGATATAACTCCAATACCTACCTCCAGCGGTGATAATTATTTTGGATTTGGCGGTCTTGCCGTGGATCCTGTAAATCCCGACGTGTTAATTGTATCCACTCTTAATTCTTGGTGGCCGGACGCAAATTTCTTCCGAAGTACAGATGGAGGCGCAACCTGGATTCGCTTCTGGGATTGGAATGGTTACCCTGAGAGGACAATTCGTTATACACAGGACATCACTGATTCACCCTGGTTAACTTTTGGTAATAACCCACAACCACCGGAACCCGCATTAAAGCTGGGCTGGATGATTGGAAATATTTCAATTGACCCATTTAATTCCGATAGAATGATGTATGGAACCGGTGCTACTGTATACGGAACCAATAATTTAACTGACCTTGAAAATGGTGGTAAGGTGCACTTATCTGTTTATGCGAAAGGAATTGAGCAAACAGCAGTACAATCTTTAATAAGTCCTACCACGGGATCTGCCCATTTAGTCAGCGGAATGTATGATCTCGGTGGTTTTGTCCACAAAGATTTGGATTCCGTTCCGGACATGATGCTGCGGACACCCTTTTTAGGAAATACCTCTATTGACTACGCAGAACTAAGCCCAACCCGCTATGTTCGTGTAGGTAATACCGATAAAGGTTCCGGTTCAAGAATTGGTTTATCTTATGATGTAGGCTCCAACTGGTTTCCCTTGAATAATCCCTGGCAGTCAAACAGCGAAGATACAACCGGCGGCGGCACTGTTGCCATGTCAGCCGATGGTACTAGTATTGTATGGGCTCCAAACGGACAATCTGTTTATTATTCCACCAATACCGGTTCTTCCTGGTCATTAAGCGCCGGAGTACCTGCCGGTGCCAAGGTTGCCTCAGACAGAGTAAATCCAAGTAAATTCTATGCCTTTCACAATGGAAGCTTTTATGTAAGTACCAATAAAGGTGCCACCTTTACAGCAACTGTTACAAACCTTCCATATTCCGGACACATAAAAGCAATGCCAGGTATCGAAGGAGATGTTTGGATAGCCGGTGAAACCTATAATGGTATCAGCGGAATCTTCCATACCACTGATTCCGGGCAAAGCTTTACTAAGTCTACAGATGTAGAAGAAGGTTATGTGATTGGTTTTGGTAAAGCTGCACCGGGAGAAACCTATATGTCCTTATATGCATCTGCTAAAATATATGGTGTGAAAGGCATTTTCCGTTCTGACGATGCCGGACAGACCTGGGTACGTATTAATGATGATGCCCATCAATATGGTGTAACCAATAGCTGTATTACAGGTGACCCAAGGATTTATGGCCGCGTTTACCTTGGTACAAATGGCAGAGGTATCTTATATGCTGATATCGCAGGAGAGATACCTGCTAATAATGCATCTATTAGCCCAACAACTGCAACCTTTGACAAAAAGACTGCAAGTCAGGCTGATATTACGGTTACATTAGCTTTAAACGGTAATACCTTAAATTATATTAAGAATGGAAGTACTGCATTAGTAAACGAATCAGATTATACTGTTTCCGGTAATACAGTAACCATTAAAAAATCTTATCTTGCTGGTCTAAGTGTTGGTTTGACTGCCTTGACCTTTGATTTTAGCCAAGGTCTTGATAGAACCTTAAGTCTGACTATTGTTGATACAACGGCTGCAAATAACGCAGATATCACTCCGGTACAGGCAAATTTTGATAAAAATACAGAAAAACAACAGGATATTAGCATTGCATTAACTTTGAATGGTAACACCCTGACAGCAATTAAAAATGAAACCACTGTTCTAAAAATGGATGAAGATTACTCCTTAACAGGAACTACAGTTGTAGTAAGGAAAGAATATCTAGAGAAGTTAAACAATGGAACAGTTAACCTGACTTTCGTGTTCAGTGCCGGTGCCAGCAAGGATTTATCTATTCAAATCACTGATACTACACCCGTAGAAATTGGTGATATTCAAGTTCAGTTCATTGGAACAAATGCTGCCAGTACTCAAGGTATTGGAGCTAAGTTTCGGATAATTAATACCGGCAATACACCCATATCCTTATCCGATGTTAAGCTCCGTTATTACTATACCGTAGATACTGCTGCCAGTCAGAATTTTTACTGTGACTGGACCAATGTTGGTATGGCTAATATAACCGGTACCTTTGAGGCGCTGAATCCAGCAAAGGCTACCGCTGACTATTATCTAGAGATTGGGTTCACCTCCGGTGCAGGAACTCTAGAAGGCGGCCAAAGTGTTGATGTGCATACTCGTTTTGCAAAATCTGACTGGTCTGCCTATACCCAAACCAATGATTATTCTTATAAAGCAACCGGTTCTTCTTTTGAAGACTGGAACAAAGTTACTGCATATATAAATGGTGTTTTAAGTTACGGAATAGAACCGTAA